In Archangium violaceum, the following are encoded in one genomic region:
- a CDS encoding PAS domain-containing sensor histidine kinase, translating to MDEATAQLEVLWNAPLGIAFVDQELRILRLNRALAEMKGLPLPEAHSGKLLADVLPPGEASRDLIERARRVLVTGQPLTNVELEWGTREQPGQHRFSRVSCHPVHDGVEVVGLCVYVEDITERILVEEARLVSEAGLRRLFDSNLIGILVWERTGRILDANGRLLEMLGYRREDLKSGGLDWLAITPPDDVGAHERGPEELFSSQVPSERELVCKDGRRVLVLLVGAFFEGSRSEGITFVLDITEQKHAREALRESELRLRGVVAALSEGIVFHDASGAIGFSNAAACRLLGLTQDQLHGRTSFDPRWQAVKEDGSPYPGEEHPVMLAQRTGTPQLDKVMGIYRPDGSRVWLSINALPLSGPDGRTPRGMVASFFDITGRKETEAALRVSEERLRMAMDSAAIGTWDFNPVSLGLLWDSRTRALFGLPPDASADYGVFLSGLHPEDRERTEQAIQAALRPESGGHYDIEYRTVGLQDGVERWLAAKGRAWFDDKGQAVRFVGTVLEITQRKRTEASARFLSEASRLLAERLDRPEEMLQRVARLTVSTLSTYCIMIVVQEDGGLSRVAGAHRDASKEVFIRASSKLGTGAREPTPLLEVVRTGRSSLVRDFTPEVRQRYAVSPEHLDVMNTLDACSMMCVPMKARGQVVGLMLLAAAAPQRRYDEQDLVLADELAQRVGMALENIRLFREAQHAVGLRDEFLSIASHELKTPLTSLKLQHALIDRFLGPETRAAVGPRLSAAIRQVERLSSLVGSLLDVSRIGAGRLTLEPIDMELTQLIREVMDRFSEVFAVAECTVDFPATPPVRGYWDPLRLDQVIVNLLSNAAKYGAGKPIHVRVEVEGAFALVMIQDQGIGIAPDDLPRLFSRFGRAVSERHYGGLGLGLFISRQIIEAMGGSIRVESWPSRGSTFTVELPLRAGPPKTP from the coding sequence TTGGACGAGGCGACGGCCCAGCTGGAGGTGCTGTGGAACGCGCCCCTGGGCATCGCCTTCGTGGACCAGGAGCTCCGGATCCTTCGCCTCAATCGGGCCCTGGCCGAGATGAAGGGCCTTCCCCTTCCCGAAGCGCATTCGGGCAAGCTCCTCGCCGACGTGCTTCCGCCGGGCGAGGCCTCGCGGGACCTGATCGAGCGTGCCCGGCGGGTGCTCGTGACGGGTCAGCCCCTCACGAATGTCGAGCTGGAGTGGGGGACGCGGGAGCAGCCCGGCCAGCACCGCTTCTCCCGGGTGAGCTGCCATCCCGTCCACGATGGCGTGGAGGTGGTGGGCCTGTGTGTGTACGTCGAGGACATCACCGAGCGGATTCTCGTGGAAGAGGCACGCCTGGTGAGCGAGGCCGGGCTGAGGCGGCTGTTCGACTCGAACCTCATCGGCATCCTCGTCTGGGAGCGGACGGGGCGCATCCTGGATGCCAATGGCCGGCTGCTCGAGATGTTGGGGTATCGCCGTGAGGACTTGAAGAGCGGGGGCCTCGACTGGCTGGCGATCACTCCTCCGGATGACGTGGGAGCCCACGAGCGTGGCCCGGAGGAGCTGTTCTCCTCCCAGGTGCCTTCCGAGCGGGAGCTCGTGTGCAAGGACGGCAGGCGGGTGCTGGTGCTCCTGGTGGGCGCCTTCTTCGAGGGCTCCCGGTCCGAGGGCATCACCTTCGTGCTCGACATCACCGAGCAGAAGCACGCGCGTGAGGCCCTGCGCGAGAGCGAGCTGCGCCTGCGGGGCGTCGTGGCCGCCCTGTCCGAGGGCATCGTCTTCCACGATGCCTCGGGCGCTATCGGCTTCTCCAACGCGGCGGCCTGCCGGCTGCTCGGTCTCACGCAGGATCAACTGCACGGCCGCACCTCCTTCGACCCGCGCTGGCAGGCCGTGAAGGAGGACGGCAGTCCGTATCCGGGAGAAGAGCACCCGGTCATGCTCGCCCAGCGCACGGGGACTCCCCAGCTCGACAAGGTGATGGGGATCTACCGTCCGGATGGCTCCCGGGTCTGGTTGTCCATCAACGCGCTTCCGCTCTCCGGTCCCGATGGAAGGACTCCCCGGGGGATGGTGGCGTCCTTCTTCGACATCACCGGGCGCAAGGAGACGGAGGCGGCGCTCCGGGTGAGCGAGGAGCGCCTGCGGATGGCGATGGACTCGGCCGCCATCGGCACCTGGGATTTCAACCCGGTCTCCCTCGGGCTGCTGTGGGACTCCCGCACCCGGGCCCTCTTCGGGCTGCCGCCGGACGCGTCGGCGGACTATGGCGTGTTCCTCTCGGGCCTCCACCCCGAGGACAGGGAGCGCACGGAGCAGGCCATCCAGGCGGCCCTGCGGCCGGAGAGTGGCGGGCACTATGACATCGAGTACCGCACCGTCGGACTCCAGGACGGTGTCGAGCGGTGGCTCGCGGCCAAGGGGCGTGCCTGGTTCGACGACAAGGGCCAGGCCGTCCGCTTCGTCGGCACGGTGCTGGAGATCACCCAGCGCAAGCGGACCGAGGCCAGCGCGCGCTTCCTCTCGGAGGCCAGCCGCCTGCTGGCGGAGCGCCTGGACAGGCCCGAGGAGATGCTCCAGCGGGTGGCCCGGCTCACCGTCTCCACCCTCTCCACCTACTGCATCATGATCGTGGTGCAGGAGGACGGCGGCCTGTCGCGTGTGGCCGGTGCGCACAGGGACGCCTCCAAGGAGGTCTTCATCCGGGCCTCCTCGAAGTTGGGGACCGGGGCCCGGGAGCCGACCCCCCTGTTGGAGGTGGTGCGTACCGGCAGGTCGAGCCTCGTGCGCGACTTCACCCCGGAGGTCCGGCAGCGCTATGCCGTCAGCCCCGAGCACCTGGACGTGATGAACACGTTGGATGCCTGCTCGATGATGTGCGTGCCGATGAAGGCCCGGGGGCAGGTGGTGGGCTTGATGCTCCTGGCGGCCGCCGCGCCCCAGCGGAGGTATGACGAGCAGGATCTCGTGCTCGCGGATGAGCTGGCCCAACGGGTGGGCATGGCCCTCGAGAACATCCGCCTCTTCCGCGAGGCCCAGCATGCCGTGGGTCTGCGGGACGAGTTCCTCTCCATCGCGAGTCACGAGCTGAAGACGCCGCTCACCTCGCTCAAGCTGCAGCACGCGCTCATCGACCGGTTCCTGGGGCCGGAGACCCGGGCGGCGGTGGGCCCGAGGCTCTCGGCGGCCATCCGGCAGGTGGAGCGGCTCTCCTCGCTCGTGGGCAGTCTGCTGGACGTGAGCCGCATCGGGGCCGGCCGGTTGACGCTCGAGCCCATCGACATGGAGCTCACCCAGCTCATCCGTGAGGTGATGGATCGCTTCTCGGAGGTGTTCGCCGTGGCGGAGTGCACCGTGGACTTCCCCGCCACGCCGCCGGTGCGCGGGTACTGGGACCCCCTCCGGTTGGATCAGGTGATCGTCAACCTGCTCTCCAACGCGGCCAAGTACGGGGCGGGCAAGCCCATCCACGTGCGCGTGGAGGTGGAGGGGGCGTTCGCCCTGGTGATGATCCAGGACCAGGGCATCGGCATCGCCCCCGACGACCTGCCCCGCCTGTTCTCCCGTTTCGGGCGAGCGGTGTCGGAGCGGCACTACGGCGGGTTGGGGCTGGGGCTCTTCATCTCCAGGCAGATCATCGAGGCCATGGGGGGTAGCATCCGCGTGGAGAGCTGGCCCTCCCGGGGCTCCACCTTCACGGTGGAGCTGCCACTGAGGGCGGGCCCGCCGAAAACCCCGTGA
- a CDS encoding RidA family protein: MERTTLHSDRAPKAVGPYSQAVVVDTTRTVYLSGQTPIEPSTGELIQGDVKAQTERVLENLRAVLASGGLDFSHVVRCGVFLVDMADFAAMNEVYGRYFPGKPPARTTVQVAGLPLGARVEIDCIAVVVR; this comes from the coding sequence GTGGAGCGCACGACGCTGCACTCAGACAGAGCACCGAAGGCCGTTGGTCCCTACTCGCAGGCCGTCGTGGTGGATACCACCCGGACCGTCTACCTCTCCGGCCAGACGCCCATCGAGCCCTCCACGGGCGAGCTGATCCAGGGAGACGTGAAGGCGCAGACCGAGCGGGTGCTGGAGAACCTCCGCGCGGTGCTCGCCTCCGGTGGGCTGGACTTCTCCCACGTCGTCCGGTGTGGCGTCTTCCTCGTCGACATGGCCGACTTCGCCGCGATGAACGAGGTCTACGGGCGCTACTTCCCCGGCAAGCCACCGGCGCGGACCACCGTGCAGGTGGCGGGGCTCCCGCTGGGAGCGCGGGTGGAGATCGACTGCATCGCGGTGGTCGTCCGCTGA